The proteins below come from a single Streptococcus canis genomic window:
- a CDS encoding MFS transporter, translated as MKTKLPTKMAMLSISLFLMSHLAIAPAIPKLYALYHGQNPNIGLASVESLVTIPAMMITIFVMLSNLVVATLGKKKTVQLGLVLILLSGIIPFLTKQFAVALLCRLLLGVGIGLYNSLSISIISDYYEGDERASMIGFRTATLNIGKALTTFIVGLALLVGVNYTYLVYLLVIPVYVFFSKYVPETSSGSLSLKKATYFNQAVLYLMLITFFVGISYIGATIKIPSLLVNKYHYSSFYASNLLTILAFSGILIGLVFGQLTKYLKDKTLAAMIFLMGLGNLIFTFATHSAFFILAALLIGASFVGTMSSVFDYIAKHFKKEHNHFVTSLAITAGNIGVILTPVLLTKLPAQFQLEMFITPFYMTSGFMLVNLILYGLLVKKTSQEKS; from the coding sequence ATGAAAACAAAACTGCCAACCAAAATGGCAATGCTGTCTATTTCCCTTTTTTTAATGTCACATTTAGCGATTGCACCAGCTATTCCCAAACTTTATGCCCTCTATCACGGGCAAAATCCTAACATTGGCTTAGCTTCTGTTGAAAGTTTAGTGACCATTCCAGCCATGATGATTACTATTTTTGTCATGCTTAGTAATCTTGTCGTTGCAACATTAGGCAAGAAAAAAACAGTTCAATTGGGTCTGGTCTTAATATTACTATCAGGAATAATACCCTTTTTAACCAAGCAATTTGCAGTGGCTCTGCTTTGCCGTCTTTTGCTTGGAGTGGGAATTGGACTTTATAATTCCCTTTCCATTAGCATTATTAGTGACTATTATGAAGGCGACGAGCGTGCCAGCATGATTGGTTTTAGAACGGCAACGCTTAATATTGGGAAAGCCTTAACCACTTTTATTGTAGGCTTGGCTCTACTGGTTGGGGTTAATTATACTTATTTAGTTTATCTTCTGGTCATTCCAGTCTATGTTTTCTTTAGCAAATATGTCCCGGAAACTAGCAGTGGTAGTCTATCGCTTAAAAAGGCAACTTATTTTAATCAGGCTGTTCTTTACCTAATGTTAATCACTTTCTTCGTGGGCATTTCTTATATTGGAGCAACAATAAAAATCCCCTCTCTTTTGGTCAATAAATACCATTATTCAAGTTTTTATGCCAGCAACTTATTGACTATTTTAGCCTTTAGTGGCATCTTAATCGGTCTCGTTTTTGGTCAGCTGACCAAGTATCTTAAAGACAAAACCTTGGCTGCTATGATTTTTCTCATGGGGCTTGGCAATCTTATCTTTACCTTTGCCACCCATAGTGCCTTCTTCATTTTGGCTGCTCTTTTAATTGGGGCAAGTTTTGTGGGAACTATGTCTTCTGTCTTTGATTATATTGCCAAGCATTTCAAAAAGGAACATAACCATTTTGTGACCAGTTTGGCTATTACGGCAGGGAATATTGGGGTTATTCTGACACCAGTCTTACTAACCAAATTGCCAGCACAATTCCAATTAGAAATGTTTATCACCCCTTTTTACATGACTAGTGGTTTCATGCTGGTTAATCTTATCCTGTATGGGTTACTCGTTAAAAAAACATCACAAGAAAAAAGTTAG
- the queA gene encoding tRNA preQ1(34) S-adenosylmethionine ribosyltransferase-isomerase QueA: MNTNDFDFDLPEELIAQTPLEKRDSSKLLIIDHRQKTMVDSHFDHIIDQLNPGDALVMNNTRVLPARLYGEKPDTHGHVELLLLKNTQGDQWEVLAKPAKRLKVGSQVSFGDGRLKATIIDELEHGGRIVEFSYDGIFLEVLESLGEMPLPPYIHEKLEDAERYQTVYAKENGSAAAPTAGLHFTTDLLKKIQAKGVHLVYLTLHVGLGTFRPVSVDNLDDHDMHSEFYSLSEEAAQTLREVKQAGGRVIAVGTTSIRTLETIGSKFNGEIRADSGWTNIFIKPGYQFKVVDAFSTNFHLPKSTLVMLVSAFAGREFVLEAYKHAVDEKYRFFSFGDAMFVN; the protein is encoded by the coding sequence ATGAATACAAACGATTTCGATTTTGATTTACCAGAAGAATTGATTGCCCAAACCCCACTCGAAAAAAGGGATAGTTCAAAACTATTGATTATTGATCACCGTCAAAAAACCATGGTTGATAGCCATTTTGACCATATCATTGATCAATTAAACCCAGGGGATGCCCTCGTTATGAATAACACTCGTGTCTTACCTGCCAGACTTTATGGAGAAAAACCCGATACCCATGGTCATGTGGAATTGCTTTTGCTTAAAAATACGCAAGGAGATCAATGGGAAGTTTTAGCCAAGCCAGCCAAACGGCTCAAGGTTGGTAGCCAAGTCAGTTTTGGAGATGGTCGTCTCAAAGCAACCATTATCGATGAACTCGAACATGGTGGACGTATTGTTGAATTCAGCTATGATGGGATTTTCTTAGAAGTTTTAGAGAGTCTCGGCGAAATGCCATTGCCTCCTTACATTCATGAAAAATTAGAGGATGCTGAGCGATACCAAACCGTTTATGCTAAAGAAAATGGCTCTGCGGCCGCCCCAACTGCTGGTCTCCACTTCACAACAGACTTGCTCAAAAAAATCCAAGCCAAAGGGGTACATTTGGTTTATTTGACCTTACATGTAGGTCTTGGGACTTTTAGACCTGTTTCCGTGGATAATCTCGATGATCATGACATGCATTCAGAATTTTATTCCCTCTCAGAAGAAGCGGCGCAAACCCTCCGAGAAGTCAAACAAGCTGGCGGTCGGGTCATTGCTGTAGGAACAACGTCTATCCGTACCTTAGAAACTATCGGTAGCAAATTCAATGGGGAAATTAGAGCTGATTCAGGTTGGACCAATATTTTCATCAAACCTGGCTACCAATTCAAGGTCGTTGATGCTTTTTCAACTAATTTTCACCTGCCAAAATCAACCCTTGTGATGCTAGTATCAGCCTTTGCAGGGCGTGAATTTGTCCTTGAAGCTTACAAACACGCGGTTGATGAAAAGTATCGTTTCTTTAGTTTTGGCGATGCCATGTTTGTTAATTAA
- a CDS encoding serine hydrolase, which produces MIVTLLVGCLAGKKKSLLVQSGEQQQQITYLKKKSKSRKANQKPFPEKSKEAKQAVMDADLAQMDALGLYYDYNHLSLADTVKAYLKEFGIDESQIAFSYKDLNSGKTAAMNDHQPMTAGSTYKLPLNMLVVDEVEKGKLSMTERFDITGTDYEYDQEHNAYVVQFNGAMSIPDMQEYSLVYSENTPAYALAERLGGMNKAYQLFGRYGKVSGAIPTIDRNDNKTTTAYYVQVLDYLWRHQDKYKDILYYIGESFPGLYYKTYLPHVKVYQKPGYVRESLNVGAIVCEESPYLIALYSSGLGGATEASEEVNDLGYAQLVNLTYVINEWHRVNHNMA; this is translated from the coding sequence ATGATAGTGACTTTGCTGGTCGGCTGTTTGGCTGGTAAAAAGAAAAGCCTTCTTGTCCAATCAGGAGAGCAGCAACAGCAAATCACTTACTTAAAAAAGAAAAGTAAGTCTAGAAAAGCTAATCAAAAACCATTCCCTGAAAAATCAAAAGAAGCTAAGCAAGCTGTTATGGATGCCGATTTAGCGCAAATGGATGCCTTAGGGCTTTATTATGATTACAACCACTTGAGTTTGGCTGATACGGTCAAGGCTTATTTAAAGGAATTTGGCATTGATGAATCCCAAATTGCCTTCTCCTACAAAGATCTTAATTCGGGTAAGACTGCAGCCATGAATGACCATCAGCCAATGACAGCAGGGAGTACTTATAAGTTACCTTTGAACATGCTTGTAGTGGATGAGGTGGAAAAGGGTAAATTATCCATGACAGAGCGTTTTGACATTACAGGGACTGACTATGAATATGACCAGGAACATAATGCCTATGTTGTTCAATTCAACGGTGCCATGTCTATTCCCGATATGCAAGAGTATTCCTTGGTTTATTCAGAAAATACACCTGCCTACGCTTTGGCAGAACGATTGGGTGGCATGAATAAGGCTTACCAATTATTTGGACGCTACGGTAAGGTATCTGGGGCTATTCCGACCATTGATCGTAATGATAATAAAACCACAACGGCTTACTATGTGCAAGTCTTGGATTACTTGTGGCGACATCAGGATAAATACAAGGATATCTTGTATTACATTGGAGAATCCTTTCCTGGTTTGTATTACAAGACTTATTTGCCTCATGTAAAGGTTTATCAAAAACCAGGTTATGTCAGAGAATCCTTAAACGTAGGTGCCATTGTTTGCGAAGAGTCTCCTTATTTGATTGCTCTTTATTCATCTGGTTTGGGTGGAGCAACAGAAGCATCAGAAGAAGTCAATGACCTTGGTTATGCGCAGCTTGTTAATTTAACTTATGTGATCAATGAGTGGCATAGGGTCAATCACAATATGGCCTAA
- the sodA gene encoding superoxide dismutase SodA: MAIILPELPYAYDALEPQFDAETMTLHHDKHHATYVANANAALEKHPEIGENLKELLADVTKIPADIRQALINNGGGHLNHALFWELLSPEKQEITADVAQAIDEAFGSFDAFKEQFTAAATGRFGSGWAWLVVNKEGQLEITSTANQDTPISEGKKPILALDVWEHAYYLNYRNVRPNYIKAFFEIINWKKVSELYQAAK; this comes from the coding sequence ATGGCTATTATTTTACCAGAACTTCCATACGCGTATGATGCTCTTGAACCACAGTTTGATGCGGAGACAATGACTCTTCATCATGATAAACACCATGCCACTTATGTCGCTAATGCCAATGCGGCTTTAGAAAAACACCCAGAAATCGGAGAAAATCTGAAAGAATTATTGGCAGATGTCACTAAGATTCCAGCTGATATTCGTCAAGCTTTGATTAATAATGGTGGTGGACACTTAAATCATGCACTTTTCTGGGAACTATTATCACCAGAAAAACAAGAGATTACTGCTGATGTTGCTCAAGCCATTGATGAGGCTTTTGGGTCATTTGATGCCTTTAAAGAACAATTTACAGCGGCTGCCACTGGACGTTTTGGTTCAGGTTGGGCCTGGTTAGTTGTCAATAAGGAAGGACAACTTGAAATCACATCAACTGCTAATCAAGATACTCCAATTTCAGAAGGCAAAAAACCTATTCTAGCTCTTGATGTGTGGGAACATGCTTACTACTTGAATTATCGTAATGTACGTCCAAATTACATCAAAGCTTTCTTTGAAATTATTAATTGGAAAAAAGTATCAGAACTTTACCAAGCTGCTAAATAA
- the nagB gene encoding glucosamine-6-phosphate deaminase — MKVIRVQDQLEGGKIAFTLLKESLAKGAKTLGLATGSSPLSFYQEMVKSPLDFSDLTSINLDEYVGLPVESDQSYDYFMRQNLFNAKPFKKNYLPNGLATDIEAEAKRYDKIIAEHPIDFQVLGIGRNGHIGFNEPGTSFEEETHVVELQESTIEANSRFFSSIEDVPKQAISMGIASIMKSKMIVLLAFGEDKAAAIKGMVSGPITEDLPASVLQKHDNVVVIVDEAAASKLD, encoded by the coding sequence ATGAAAGTTATTCGTGTTCAAGATCAACTAGAGGGTGGCAAAATTGCTTTTACCCTACTAAAAGAAAGTCTAGCCAAAGGTGCTAAAACCTTGGGTTTGGCAACAGGAAGTTCCCCTCTTAGCTTTTATCAGGAAATGGTAAAAAGCCCTTTGGATTTTTCAGACTTAACCAGTATTAACTTGGACGAATATGTCGGTCTTCCAGTAGAGAGCGATCAAAGCTATGATTATTTTATGCGCCAAAACCTGTTTAACGCGAAGCCTTTTAAAAAGAACTACTTGCCTAATGGTTTAGCAACTGACATTGAAGCTGAAGCCAAACGTTATGACAAAATCATTGCAGAGCATCCCATTGATTTCCAAGTACTTGGGATTGGACGTAATGGTCATATTGGTTTTAACGAACCTGGGACTTCTTTTGAAGAAGAGACCCATGTGGTTGAGCTTCAGGAATCAACTATCGAAGCCAATAGTCGCTTTTTTAGCAGTATTGAAGATGTTCCAAAACAAGCTATCTCTATGGGAATTGCTTCCATCATGAAGTCCAAAATGATTGTTCTTCTTGCCTTTGGAGAAGACAAAGCTGCTGCGATTAAGGGAATGGTTTCTGGCCCAATCACAGAAGACCTTCCAGCAAGTGTCCTCCAAAAACATGATAATGTTGTGGTCATTGTGGATGAAGCTGCTGCTTCAAAATTAGACTAA
- a CDS encoding competence protein CoiA, whose product MTRILTALDDKNQLISLVTQPISSKTPFRCPACQSPVHLRQGTIRRPHFAHVQLAHCQFQAENESEEHLTLKAKLYTSLVRTEAVCIEKYLPELQQIADLLVNDGLALEIQCSPLPVERLKERTKAYQEQGYQVRWLLGRKLWLKAHLTALQKQFLYFSSSLGFHLWELDAATNLLRLKYLIHEDLFGKVSYLTKTISLDNDIMGLFRLPYQQEILYSYQKSMVDNLSIKIQRALLARQPKWLRRQEKAYLAGHNLLTLATDAFYPQWRPVQSSSGFCQIKGNLRPYYESFKAYYKKEKDKKVQTLFSPKYYVKIDSNRK is encoded by the coding sequence GTGACAAGGATACTAACCGCTTTAGATGATAAGAATCAGCTTATTTCGCTAGTGACTCAGCCTATTTCTTCAAAAACGCCTTTTCGTTGCCCAGCCTGCCAGTCCCCTGTTCACTTGCGTCAAGGAACAATTAGACGACCTCATTTTGCCCATGTGCAACTAGCTCATTGTCAATTTCAAGCAGAAAATGAATCTGAGGAACATTTGACATTGAAAGCAAAACTTTATACCAGTTTAGTCCGAACAGAAGCCGTTTGTATTGAAAAATATCTACCTGAGCTGCAGCAGATCGCAGACCTTTTGGTTAATGATGGCTTGGCGTTAGAAATTCAATGTAGCCCCTTGCCAGTTGAGCGCCTAAAGGAACGCACCAAAGCCTATCAAGAACAAGGCTATCAGGTACGATGGTTACTAGGAAGGAAATTGTGGCTTAAAGCTCATTTAACTGCTTTGCAAAAACAGTTTCTTTACTTTTCATCTAGTTTAGGCTTTCATTTGTGGGAGCTGGATGCAGCTACAAATCTGCTGCGTCTAAAATATTTAATCCATGAAGACTTATTTGGCAAGGTGAGCTACCTAACCAAAACCATTTCTTTAGACAACGATATCATGGGACTGTTTCGGTTACCTTATCAGCAAGAAATCCTCTATTCTTATCAGAAATCAATGGTCGATAACCTTTCTATAAAAATTCAAAGAGCGCTGCTAGCTAGACAGCCTAAATGGCTACGACGACAAGAAAAGGCTTACTTAGCAGGACATAATTTACTCACATTAGCAACTGATGCTTTTTATCCCCAATGGAGACCAGTTCAATCTTCTAGCGGTTTTTGTCAAATTAAAGGAAATCTTCGTCCTTATTATGAAAGTTTTAAAGCCTATTACAAAAAAGAAAAGGATAAGAAGGTGCAAACGCTTTTTTCACCAAAATATTATGTTAAAATAGATAGTAATAGAAAATGA
- the holA gene encoding DNA polymerase III subunit delta produces the protein MIAIEKIDKLRKESLGLITLVTGDDIGQYSQLKSRLMEQIAFDKDDLAYSYFDMSEVAYQDAEMDLVSLPFFAEQKIVIFDDLLDLTTSKKNFLKEKELKAFEAYLEKPLESTRLIIFAPGKLDSKRRLVKLLKRDALVLEANPLKEAELRTYFQKYSHQLGLGFESGAFEQLLLKSNDDFSQIMKNMAFLKAYKKTGNISLADIEQAIPKSLQDNIFDLTRLVLEGKVDAARDLIHDLRLSGEDDIKLIAIMLGQFRLFLQLAILARDGKNEQQLVISLSDILGRRVNPYQVKYALKDSRTLSLAFLTEAVKTLLETDYQIKTGRYEKSYLVDIALLKIMTRSQK, from the coding sequence ATGATTGCGATAGAAAAGATTGATAAACTGAGGAAAGAGAGTTTGGGCCTTATAACCCTTGTCACAGGAGATGATATTGGCCAATATAGCCAGTTGAAATCCCGTTTGATGGAGCAGATTGCTTTTGATAAGGATGATTTGGCCTATTCTTACTTTGACATGTCTGAGGTGGCTTATCAGGATGCGGAAATGGATCTAGTGAGCCTACCCTTCTTTGCTGAGCAAAAAATTGTTATTTTTGATGACCTATTAGACCTCACCACCAGTAAAAAGAATTTTCTAAAGGAAAAGGAATTAAAGGCTTTTGAGGCCTACTTAGAAAAACCTTTAGAAAGTACCCGACTTATTATTTTTGCCCCGGGGAAATTGGATAGTAAGAGACGGCTTGTTAAGCTCTTGAAACGTGATGCCCTTGTTTTGGAAGCCAATCCTCTGAAGGAAGCAGAGCTAAGAACCTATTTTCAAAAATACAGTCATCAACTGGGCTTGGGATTTGAGAGCGGCGCTTTCGAGCAACTACTTTTAAAATCAAACGATGATTTTAGTCAAATCATGAAAAACATGGCCTTTTTAAAAGCCTATAAAAAAACAGGAAATATTAGCCTAGCTGATATTGAGCAAGCCATTCCTAAAAGTTTACAAGATAATATTTTTGATCTGACTAGACTTGTACTAGAAGGGAAAGTTGATGCGGCTAGAGACTTGATTCATGATTTACGGTTATCAGGGGAAGATGATATTAAATTAATCGCTATTATGCTAGGCCAATTTCGCTTGTTTTTGCAGCTGGCTATTCTTGCTAGAGATGGAAAAAACGAACAACAGCTAGTGATTAGTTTATCAGATATTCTTGGGCGGCGGGTCAATCCTTATCAGGTCAAGTATGCGTTGAAGGATTCTAGGACCTTGTCCCTTGCCTTTCTAACAGAAGCGGTGAAAACCTTGCTTGAGACAGATTACCAGATCAAAACAGGACGTTATGAGAAGAGTTATCTAGTTGATATTGCCCTCTTAAAAATCATGACTCGCTCTCAAAAATAG
- a CDS encoding DUF3114 domain-containing protein has protein sequence MKLLGKWLFFLMFLMFCVSFWQKDYQRLAFEKSHKPYQDLVAPFYQKHPKSQQGNFSESFQLRHDLLYYAKKLNHDGWSYHAIQKGYLAQLKVKGKSYNFEQTYQEIRIVGTPAFQHLWQKEEMAQTPQQAKKRLQLLMAYLKMPDELTGHSRQTQQVLAQLSPNLSPTDPFWDQLSALIQTCYVNLEHIPYSHFNRKIHQLRYLISTQQIEWVRSHYGKKQLTDAEALAKYLATLEDDDYDLYESSRYHNKVASILDANGNHQPVYTDNIPQSNYKILIHFHSEFILSESGQFLVALDPDNLTRNSIVNGSSFNYGNQNDDLHRLLDIDPILLFEPAFIEEATNSPDAPFLVPDLEQQGDKYNPIYSRNGKSSKQLTRAAVKKFKKLLHRYQEARNNEKTSQTQH, from the coding sequence ATGAAACTACTTGGAAAATGGTTATTCTTCTTGATGTTTCTGATGTTTTGCGTCAGCTTTTGGCAGAAAGACTATCAGCGACTCGCCTTCGAAAAAAGTCATAAACCTTACCAAGATTTAGTGGCTCCTTTCTATCAGAAACACCCTAAATCTCAGCAAGGCAACTTTTCGGAAAGTTTTCAACTACGACATGATTTGCTCTACTATGCCAAAAAACTTAACCACGATGGTTGGTCATATCATGCTATCCAAAAAGGTTATTTGGCACAACTGAAAGTCAAGGGAAAGTCTTACAATTTTGAGCAAACCTACCAGGAGATACGAATTGTAGGCACACCTGCCTTTCAACATTTATGGCAAAAAGAAGAAATGGCACAAACACCTCAGCAAGCTAAAAAGCGACTACAACTGCTCATGGCATATTTAAAGATGCCAGACGAGTTGACAGGACACTCAAGACAGACACAGCAAGTATTGGCACAATTAAGTCCAAATCTATCGCCAACAGATCCTTTTTGGGACCAATTATCTGCTCTGATTCAGACTTGTTATGTTAATCTCGAACACATTCCTTATAGCCACTTTAATCGGAAAATTCATCAACTTCGTTACCTCATATCAACCCAGCAAATTGAGTGGGTTCGCTCGCATTACGGAAAAAAACAGCTAACCGATGCAGAGGCCTTAGCCAAATATTTGGCCACTTTAGAAGATGACGATTATGATCTTTATGAATCTTCTAGATACCATAATAAGGTTGCCAGTATTTTAGATGCTAATGGCAATCATCAGCCAGTCTATACAGACAATATTCCTCAATCCAACTATAAGATTTTGATTCATTTTCACTCAGAGTTTATTTTATCGGAATCAGGACAATTTTTAGTAGCGCTAGATCCCGATAACCTAACGCGAAATAGTATTGTCAATGGTTCTTCTTTCAATTATGGCAACCAAAACGATGACTTACATCGCCTGCTTGATATTGATCCTATTCTGCTTTTTGAACCAGCTTTTATCGAAGAAGCAACTAATAGTCCTGATGCGCCTTTTCTAGTTCCCGATTTAGAACAACAAGGGGATAAGTACAATCCTATTTACAGCAGAAATGGCAAATCATCTAAGCAGCTGACACGCGCTGCTGTTAAAAAATTTAAAAAATTGCTTCACCGTTACCAAGAAGCAAGGAATAACGAAAAAACCTCACAAACACAGCATTAA
- a CDS encoding pseudouridine synthase yields MRLDKLLEGAKVGSRSQVKKLIKAQEVWVDHMAVRNGRQNVDPGLQLIEVAGQRVTHPKHSYIILNKPEGVISAKKDTKQLTVIDQLAEKDRNPGLYPVGRLDKDTEGLVLLTDNGPLGFRMLHPSHHVSKTYLVTVNGLLAADAPDFFAAGICFPTGEKCQPAQLTILKADTDQSQASLTISEGKFHQVKKMFLTYGLKVTSLKRTHFAGLELGHLASGEYRYLTESEKRLIKTYLD; encoded by the coding sequence ATGCGTTTAGATAAATTATTAGAAGGTGCAAAAGTTGGCTCTAGAAGTCAGGTGAAGAAGCTAATTAAGGCTCAAGAGGTTTGGGTTGATCACATGGCTGTTAGGAATGGCCGACAAAATGTTGATCCTGGTTTGCAGCTGATTGAAGTGGCTGGACAGCGAGTGACTCATCCTAAGCATTCCTACATTATCCTCAACAAGCCAGAGGGGGTCATCTCGGCTAAGAAAGATACCAAACAGTTAACCGTTATTGACCAGCTTGCTGAAAAGGATAGAAATCCAGGCTTGTATCCTGTTGGCAGATTGGATAAGGATACCGAAGGTTTGGTTTTACTTACGGATAATGGTCCCCTAGGGTTTCGAATGTTGCACCCTAGTCATCATGTTTCTAAAACGTATCTTGTAACCGTTAATGGCTTGTTAGCAGCAGATGCCCCAGACTTTTTTGCAGCTGGTATTTGTTTTCCAACAGGTGAAAAGTGCCAACCAGCTCAACTGACTATTCTTAAGGCCGATACAGATCAATCACAGGCTAGTTTGACCATTTCAGAAGGAAAATTTCATCAAGTCAAAAAAATGTTTTTGACCTATGGTTTGAAAGTGACTTCTCTGAAACGGACGCACTTTGCAGGGCTGGAACTCGGACATCTTGCCAGCGGAGAGTATCGTTATCTAACAGAGTCAGAAAAGCGACTCATTAAAACTTATTTGGACTGA
- the pepF gene encoding oligoendopeptidase F, giving the protein MTDNRSHLEKKYTWDLSTIFATDEMWEAEVSQLTTDVEASKEFAGHLLDSSANLLKITKTYLELARRVEKVYVYAHMKNDQDTTVAKYQEYQAKASGLYAKFSEVFSFYDPEVMTLSQEDYQTFLTETPELKGYNHFFDKLFQAREHVLSQAEEELLAGAQEIFNGAEETFSILDNADIVFPTVKNDKGEDVELTHGNFISLMESKDRSVRQAAYEAMYSTYEQFQHTYAKTLQTNVKVQNYKARVHKYNSARQAAMAANFIPEAVYDTLLETVNKHLPLLHHYLKLRQEVLGLDELKMYDVYTPLSETDLAIGYDEALEKAEKVLAVFGKDYADRVHRAFTERWIDVHVNKGKRSGAYSGGSYDTNAFMLLNWQDTLDNLYTLVHETGHSLHSTFTRETQPYVYGDYSIFLAEIASTTNENIMTEALLNEVQDEKERFAILNHYLDGFRGTVFRQTQFAEFEHAIHQADQKGEVLTSEYLNQLYADLNEKYYGLSKEDNHFIQYEWARIPHFYYNYYVYQYATGFAAASYLADKIVHGTQDDIDHYLAYLKSGNSDYPLEVIAKAGVDMAKGDYLEAAFKVFEERLIELEALVAKGVHR; this is encoded by the coding sequence ATGACTGATAATCGTAGCCACTTAGAAAAAAAGTACACTTGGGATTTGAGCACTATTTTTGCAACTGATGAGATGTGGGAAGCAGAGGTGAGCCAATTAACTACTGATGTTGAGGCTTCTAAAGAGTTTGCTGGTCATTTGCTGGATTCTAGTGCTAATTTGTTAAAGATTACAAAGACGTATTTAGAATTGGCTCGTCGTGTGGAGAAAGTTTATGTTTATGCTCACATGAAAAATGATCAAGACACTACCGTTGCCAAGTATCAAGAATACCAAGCTAAGGCTTCAGGTTTGTATGCCAAATTTAGTGAGGTCTTTTCATTCTATGATCCAGAAGTAATGACGCTTAGTCAAGAGGATTACCAAACTTTCCTTACGGAAACCCCTGAGTTGAAAGGGTATAATCATTTCTTTGACAAATTATTCCAAGCACGCGAACATGTTCTCAGTCAAGCGGAAGAGGAATTATTAGCAGGGGCTCAAGAAATTTTTAATGGTGCGGAAGAAACCTTTAGTATTCTTGATAATGCAGACATTGTTTTTCCGACGGTCAAAAATGATAAAGGAGAAGATGTTGAATTAACCCATGGTAATTTCATTAGCTTAATGGAATCTAAAGACCGTAGCGTTCGTCAAGCTGCTTATGAGGCAATGTATAGTACTTATGAACAGTTCCAGCATACTTATGCAAAAACCTTACAGACAAATGTGAAGGTTCAAAACTACAAGGCGCGTGTTCATAAATATAATTCAGCCCGTCAGGCTGCCATGGCTGCTAACTTTATTCCAGAAGCTGTTTATGATACCTTGTTAGAAACGGTTAATAAACATTTGCCGCTGTTACATCATTATTTGAAATTGCGTCAAGAGGTTCTTGGTTTAGATGAATTGAAGATGTATGATGTTTACACACCGCTATCTGAAACAGATTTGGCTATTGGTTATGATGAGGCTTTGGAAAAGGCAGAGAAGGTTTTGGCCGTTTTTGGTAAAGATTATGCAGACCGTGTGCACCGTGCTTTTACTGAACGCTGGATTGATGTTCATGTCAATAAAGGAAAACGTTCTGGAGCTTACTCAGGAGGTTCTTATGACACCAATGCCTTTATGCTATTAAACTGGCAAGATACCTTGGATAATCTCTACACATTAGTTCATGAGACTGGTCACAGTTTGCATTCTACTTTTACGCGTGAAACACAGCCTTATGTGTATGGGGATTACAGTATTTTCTTGGCAGAAATTGCTTCAACGACGAATGAAAATATTATGACAGAAGCTCTCTTAAACGAAGTTCAAGATGAGAAAGAACGTTTTGCGATTTTAAACCATTACCTTGATGGTTTCCGTGGAACAGTTTTCCGTCAAACCCAATTTGCTGAGTTTGAACATGCTATTCACCAAGCTGATCAAAAAGGAGAAGTGTTAACAAGCGAATACCTTAACCAATTATACGCTGATTTAAATGAAAAATATTATGGTTTAAGTAAAGAGGATAATCATTTTATTCAGTATGAGTGGGCACGTATTCCTCACTTCTATTACAATTATTATGTTTACCAATATGCAACAGGTTTTGCAGCCGCAAGCTATTTAGCAGATAAGATTGTTCACGGAACACAAGATGATATTGATCATTACTTGGCTTATCTCAAGTCAGGAAATTCTGATTACCCACTTGAAGTGATTGCTAAAGCAGGCGTTGATATGGCAAAAGGGGACTATTTGGAAGCTGCCTTTAAGGTCTTTGAAGAACGCTTAATAGAACTCGAAGCCCTCGTTGCAAAGGGTGTTCACCGTTAA